In one window of Nocardioides panacisoli DNA:
- a CDS encoding TetR/AcrR family transcriptional regulator: MSQGRPRSESASRAILAATLDLIAEHGATGAVTVEAVAARSGASKATIYRRWSSREELIAAAVESIKSPPVHDLPHESLRDDLVRLGRAIRTDVSSKERRVLKCIMVESDTNPELRQQQERLMARRREATIEVFAHWQREGVLAADVDPQLAAAMLVSPILTIMVYGHYPSLRSDHLVEQVVDQLVAGLTGAG, from the coding sequence GTGAGCCAGGGGCGGCCGCGCAGCGAGTCGGCCAGTCGCGCGATCCTCGCCGCGACGCTGGACCTGATCGCCGAGCACGGCGCGACCGGGGCGGTGACAGTGGAGGCGGTCGCCGCCCGGTCGGGGGCGTCGAAGGCGACGATCTACCGCCGCTGGTCCTCGCGCGAGGAGCTCATCGCGGCGGCGGTCGAGAGCATCAAGTCCCCGCCGGTGCACGACCTGCCGCACGAGTCGCTGCGCGACGACCTGGTGCGGCTGGGGCGGGCCATCCGCACCGACGTGAGCAGCAAGGAACGCCGGGTGCTCAAGTGCATCATGGTCGAGTCCGACACCAACCCCGAGCTGCGCCAGCAGCAGGAGCGCCTCATGGCACGCCGCCGGGAGGCCACCATCGAGGTGTTCGCCCACTGGCAGCGGGAGGGCGTGCTCGCCGCGGACGTGGACCCGCAGCTGGCGGCGGCCATGCTGGTGAGCCCGATCCTCACGATCATGGTCTACGGGCACTACCCGTCGCTGCGTTCGGACCACCTGGTCGAGCAGGTCGTCGACCAGCTCGTCGCCGGCCTCACCGGCGCTGGTTGA
- a CDS encoding sensor histidine kinase, protein MDPATQAFLAALLGAAVAGGAVLAWHLSDRQQTQQPTAPAPVLPPGVAAVLSVLRSSAVVVDQSDKVVQASAPAYAMGLVRGTGLSSTDLADTVAEVRRDGQIREIEMFVPRTNGPDRTVIARIAPLGPRLVLALVEDRTRERRVEAVRRDFVANVSHELKTPVGAIRVLAETILAAPDDPEAVERFASRMLTESDRLSQLVQQVIELSRLQGDEPIDAPVPVSVDHAVDVAIDTCAIDADAKHITVVTDGDEGLKVLGNEEQVTAAVANLVANAVHYSDPGAKVLVAPRATEGFIEISVVDQGIGIPQSDIDRIFERFYRVDPARHRSTGGTGLGLSIVKHVAATHGGDVRVWSVEGQGSTFTLSLPQHAPPPHPTQQEERR, encoded by the coding sequence ATGGATCCAGCAACGCAGGCGTTCCTGGCCGCGTTGCTCGGGGCCGCGGTCGCGGGTGGTGCCGTGCTGGCCTGGCACCTCAGCGACCGCCAGCAGACCCAGCAACCGACGGCACCGGCTCCCGTGCTGCCGCCGGGCGTCGCCGCAGTGCTCTCGGTGCTGCGCAGCAGTGCCGTCGTGGTCGACCAGAGCGACAAGGTCGTGCAGGCCTCGGCGCCGGCGTACGCCATGGGCCTGGTGCGCGGCACGGGGCTCAGCTCCACCGACCTCGCCGACACCGTCGCGGAGGTACGCCGGGACGGCCAGATCCGCGAGATCGAGATGTTCGTGCCCCGCACCAACGGCCCCGACCGGACCGTCATCGCGCGCATCGCGCCGCTCGGCCCCCGGTTGGTGCTGGCGCTGGTCGAGGACCGCACCCGGGAGCGCCGGGTCGAGGCGGTGCGGCGCGACTTCGTCGCCAACGTGAGCCACGAGCTCAAGACGCCCGTCGGTGCGATCCGGGTGCTCGCCGAGACGATCCTCGCCGCCCCCGACGACCCCGAGGCCGTGGAGCGCTTCGCCAGCCGGATGCTGACCGAGTCCGACCGGCTCTCCCAGCTGGTGCAGCAGGTCATCGAGCTGTCCCGGCTCCAGGGCGACGAGCCGATCGACGCCCCGGTCCCGGTGTCGGTCGACCACGCCGTCGACGTCGCGATCGACACCTGCGCCATCGACGCCGACGCCAAGCACATCACCGTGGTGACCGACGGCGACGAGGGCCTGAAAGTGCTCGGCAACGAGGAGCAGGTCACCGCGGCCGTGGCGAACCTGGTCGCCAACGCCGTCCACTACTCCGATCCCGGCGCGAAGGTGCTGGTGGCCCCCCGGGCGACGGAGGGGTTCATCGAGATCTCGGTCGTGGACCAGGGCATCGGCATCCCCCAGTCCGACATCGACCGCATCTTCGAGCGGTTCTACCGGGTCGACCCGGCCCGCCACCGGTCCACCGGCGGCACCGGCCTCGGCCTGTCCATCGTCAAGCACGTCGCGGCCACCCACGGTGGCGACGTCCGGGTGTGGTCGGTGGAGGGGCAGGGGTCGACGTTCACCCTCTCCCTCCCCCAGCACGCACCCCCGCCCCACCCAACACAGCAGGAGGAACGCCGGTGA
- a CDS encoding phosphoglyceromutase has translation MTHTLVLLRHGESEWNAENLFTGWVDVDLTDKGRAEGAGAGRQLTGAGVLPTVLHTSLLRRAITTAGLALDVADRHWIPVRRTWRLNERHYGALQGKDKKQTLEEYGEEQFMLWRRSFDTPPPVLADDDQYSQVADPRYADLGEELPRTECLADVITRLLPHWESGIVPDLRAGHTVLVAAHGNSLRAIVKHLDQISDTDIAGLNIPTGMPLVYELDDDLRPTQPGGRYLDPDAAAEAAAAVASQGR, from the coding sequence ATGACCCACACCCTGGTGCTGCTCCGCCACGGCGAGAGCGAGTGGAACGCCGAGAACCTCTTCACCGGGTGGGTCGACGTCGACCTCACCGACAAGGGACGCGCCGAGGGCGCCGGCGCCGGCCGACAGCTGACCGGGGCCGGGGTGCTGCCCACGGTGCTGCACACCTCGCTGCTGCGCCGAGCGATCACCACCGCCGGCCTCGCCCTCGACGTCGCCGACCGGCACTGGATCCCGGTCCGGCGGACCTGGCGACTCAACGAGCGGCACTACGGCGCGCTGCAGGGCAAGGACAAGAAGCAGACGCTGGAGGAGTACGGCGAGGAGCAGTTCATGCTCTGGCGCCGCTCCTTCGACACCCCTCCCCCCGTGCTGGCCGATGACGACCAGTACTCCCAGGTGGCCGACCCGCGCTACGCCGACCTCGGCGAGGAGCTGCCGCGCACCGAGTGCCTGGCCGACGTCATCACCCGCCTGCTGCCGCACTGGGAGTCCGGCATCGTGCCCGACCTCCGCGCCGGGCACACCGTGCTCGTCGCCGCGCACGGCAACAGCCTGCGCGCCATCGTCAAGCACCTGGACCAGATCAGCGACACCGACATCGCGGGACTGAACATCCCCACCGGGATGCCGCTGGTCTACGAGCTCGACGACGACCTGCGCCCCACCCAGCCCGGTGGTCGCTACCTCGACCCCGACGCGGCCGCCGAGGCCGCTGCCGCGGTCGCCAGCCAGGGCCGGTAG
- a CDS encoding YbjN domain-containing protein — MSAAEDHATRVDAVRRHLAAEEIEFDETEEGVFSFSLPGERKLQTPVRIDVGSHALGVHAFVCRRPDEEFERTYRWLLERNLRMYAVSFALDRHGDIYLDARLPLSAVTPEDLDGILGAVLTYADESFNSILELGFESSIRKEWQWRRDRGESTKNLEAFRGWLEHGPAGEE; from the coding sequence GTGAGCGCAGCCGAGGACCACGCGACCCGCGTCGACGCCGTACGCCGCCACCTCGCGGCGGAGGAGATCGAGTTCGACGAGACCGAGGAGGGGGTCTTCTCCTTCTCGCTGCCGGGGGAGCGCAAGCTGCAGACCCCGGTGCGGATCGACGTCGGCTCCCACGCGCTGGGCGTGCACGCCTTCGTGTGCCGCCGGCCCGACGAGGAGTTCGAGCGCACCTACCGCTGGCTGCTGGAGCGCAACCTGCGGATGTATGCGGTCTCGTTCGCGCTCGACCGGCACGGCGACATCTACCTCGACGCGCGGCTGCCGCTCTCCGCGGTGACCCCGGAGGACCTCGACGGGATCCTGGGGGCGGTGCTGACCTACGCCGACGAGTCGTTCAACTCCATCCTCGAGCTCGGCTTCGAGTCCTCCATCCGCAAGGAGTGGCAGTGGCGCCGGGACCGGGGGGAGTCGACGAAGAACCTGGAGGCGTTCCGCGGCTGGCTGGAGCACGGCCCCGCGGGCGAGGAATAA
- a CDS encoding MFS transporter, whose translation MSPTEHEVTGHPRRWLILGVLVVSLIVAVLDNTVLNVALKTLADPQEGLGATQSQLAWMINSYTLVFAGLLFAFGVIGDRVGRKRMLLGGLVVFGIASLLSAFSQSPEQLIGYRALMGAGAAAMMPATQALVRALFPDDEFPRALGIYMGAVGVGGALGPIVGGSLLEHFWWGSVFLINVPIVIFGIVMIATLAPESRGVTKRPDLGGMALSVLALVTFTYGIIEAGDSGSWTGIGVWGTIALGVAGLVAFVWWELRTPHASLDVRLFRNPRFASASAIIALVFFAMLGLFFFMTFYIQLVRDRTPFQAGLLFLAFGSGMVIFAPLSNTLVERFGTRRLGLAALTLIVGVFLAFTRFDETTPLWLLAVLFFVQSMGMANLMPPAMTTLMSTVPRHQAGVASALGNTLRQVGGALGVAVLGTVMAQSYQGRIGPTLSQLPDEATLSLSATYGAVERGGLPADQAAELLAAADRAFVGAMHTTASVSAAIAVLGMVIVARYFPRPEPRRTAGDREEDPTTAPAAVEQ comes from the coding sequence ATGTCCCCCACGGAGCACGAGGTCACCGGCCACCCACGCCGCTGGCTCATCCTCGGTGTCCTGGTCGTCAGCCTGATCGTGGCCGTCCTGGACAACACCGTCCTCAACGTCGCCCTCAAGACCCTCGCGGACCCGCAGGAGGGCCTCGGCGCCACCCAGAGCCAGCTGGCCTGGATGATCAACTCCTACACGCTGGTCTTCGCCGGCCTGCTCTTCGCCTTCGGTGTCATCGGCGACCGGGTCGGCCGCAAGCGGATGCTCCTGGGTGGGCTGGTCGTGTTCGGCATCGCCTCGCTGCTCTCGGCGTTCTCCCAGAGCCCGGAGCAGCTCATCGGCTACCGCGCACTCATGGGTGCCGGTGCCGCGGCGATGATGCCGGCGACGCAGGCGCTGGTGCGGGCGCTCTTCCCCGACGACGAGTTCCCGCGGGCGCTGGGCATCTACATGGGTGCCGTGGGCGTCGGCGGCGCCCTCGGGCCCATCGTGGGCGGCAGCCTGCTGGAGCACTTCTGGTGGGGCTCGGTCTTCCTGATCAACGTGCCGATCGTCATCTTCGGCATCGTCATGATCGCCACGCTGGCCCCCGAGTCGCGCGGCGTGACCAAGCGCCCCGACCTCGGCGGCATGGCGCTCTCGGTGCTCGCCCTGGTGACCTTCACCTACGGCATCATCGAGGCCGGTGACTCCGGCTCGTGGACCGGCATCGGGGTCTGGGGCACCATCGCGCTCGGCGTCGCCGGGCTGGTGGCGTTCGTGTGGTGGGAGCTGCGCACGCCGCACGCCTCGCTGGACGTGCGGCTGTTCCGCAACCCGCGCTTCGCGTCGGCGTCGGCGATCATCGCGCTCGTCTTCTTCGCGATGCTCGGCCTGTTCTTCTTCATGACCTTCTACATCCAGCTGGTGCGCGACCGTACGCCGTTCCAGGCGGGCCTGCTGTTCCTCGCCTTCGGGTCGGGCATGGTGATCTTCGCGCCGCTGTCCAACACGCTCGTGGAGCGGTTCGGCACCCGTCGGCTCGGGCTGGCGGCGCTGACGCTGATCGTGGGCGTCTTCCTGGCCTTCACCCGGTTCGACGAGACCACGCCGCTGTGGCTGCTGGCGGTGCTGTTCTTCGTGCAGTCGATGGGCATGGCCAACCTGATGCCGCCGGCGATGACGACGCTGATGTCGACCGTGCCGCGCCACCAGGCCGGGGTCGCCTCGGCGCTGGGCAACACGCTGCGCCAGGTCGGCGGCGCGCTCGGTGTGGCCGTGCTCGGCACCGTGATGGCGCAGTCCTACCAGGGGCGCATCGGCCCCACGCTGTCCCAGCTGCCCGACGAGGCCACCCTGTCGCTGTCGGCCACCTACGGCGCCGTCGAGCGTGGCGGGCTCCCCGCCGACCAGGCGGCCGAGCTGCTCGCCGCGGCCGACCGGGCCTTCGTCGGCGCGATGCACACCACCGCCTCGGTGTCGGCGGCCATCGCGGTGCTCGGCATGGTGATCGTCGCGCGGTACTTCCCGCGGCCCGAGCCGCGCCGTACCGCCGGTGACCGCGAGGAGGACCCCACCACCGCGCCCGCGGCGGTGGAGCAGTGA
- a CDS encoding YciI family protein, whose protein sequence is MAKYLLLKHYRSDHAIAAEDIPPMDQWQPDEVEAHIAFMHRLNAELEASGEFVDAQGLSPEGTFVRYDGDGRPPVTDGPFAETKDLIAGWWIVDVESRERAHEIAAYGSSAPGPGGRPIREWIEVRPFMGPPPSVSE, encoded by the coding sequence ATGGCGAAGTACCTGTTGCTCAAGCACTACCGCAGCGACCACGCGATCGCGGCGGAGGACATCCCACCCATGGACCAGTGGCAGCCCGACGAGGTCGAGGCCCACATCGCCTTCATGCATCGGCTCAACGCGGAGCTCGAGGCGAGCGGCGAGTTCGTCGACGCCCAGGGACTCTCTCCCGAGGGCACCTTCGTGCGCTACGACGGCGACGGCCGCCCGCCGGTGACCGACGGCCCGTTCGCGGAGACCAAGGACCTGATCGCCGGGTGGTGGATCGTCGACGTCGAGTCCCGGGAACGGGCACACGAGATCGCGGCGTACGGCTCGTCGGCCCCGGGCCCCGGTGGTCGACCGATCCGGGAGTGGATCGAGGTGCGCCCCTTCATGGGCCCGCCCCCGTCGGTCTCGGAGTGA
- a CDS encoding response regulator transcription factor, whose product MTRVLVVEDEESYSEALAYMLRKEGFEVAIAADGNTALEEFERNGADIVLLDLMLPGIPGTEVCRTIRQTSSVPVIMVSAKDDEVDKVVGLELGADDYVTKPYSPRELTARIRAVMRRGQSETEYDVDDVLEAGPVRMDVERHVVTVDGSEQRLPLKEFELLEMFLRNPGRVLTRGQLIDRVWGSDYVGDTKTLDVHVKRLRAKLEPTPSDPKFLVTVRGLGYKMDV is encoded by the coding sequence GTGACCCGGGTACTTGTCGTCGAGGACGAAGAGAGCTACAGCGAGGCGCTCGCCTACATGCTGCGCAAGGAGGGCTTCGAGGTCGCCATCGCCGCCGATGGCAACACCGCGCTGGAGGAGTTCGAGCGCAACGGCGCCGACATCGTGCTGCTGGACCTGATGCTGCCCGGCATCCCCGGCACCGAGGTGTGCCGCACCATCCGGCAGACCTCGAGCGTGCCGGTGATCATGGTCAGCGCCAAGGACGACGAGGTCGACAAGGTGGTGGGCCTCGAGCTCGGGGCCGACGACTACGTCACCAAGCCCTACTCCCCCCGCGAGCTCACCGCCCGGATCCGCGCGGTCATGCGGCGCGGCCAGTCCGAGACCGAGTACGACGTCGACGACGTGCTCGAGGCCGGCCCGGTCCGGATGGACGTCGAGCGCCACGTGGTGACCGTGGACGGCTCCGAGCAGCGGCTGCCGCTGAAGGAGTTCGAACTGCTGGAGATGTTCCTGCGCAACCCGGGCCGCGTGCTGACCCGGGGCCAGCTGATCGACCGCGTGTGGGGCTCGGACTACGTCGGCGACACCAAGACCCTCGACGTGCACGTCAAGCGCCTGCGGGCGAAGCTCGAACCCACCCCGAGCGACCCGAAGTTCCTCGTCACCGTGCGGGGCCTGGGCTACAAGATGGACGTCTGA
- a CDS encoding CarD family transcriptional regulator, whose amino-acid sequence MTFTVGETVVYPNHGAAVIEDIEMRTIKGEERQYLVLRIVAQQDLVVRVPACNLDLVGVRDVVDKEGLDKVFGILRAEHVEEPTNWSRRYKANLEKLHSGDVMKVSEVVRDLWRRERDRGLSAGEKRMLAKARQILVSELALAENTNEDKAETILDEVLAS is encoded by the coding sequence ATGACTTTCACCGTTGGAGAAACGGTCGTCTACCCCAATCACGGGGCCGCAGTCATCGAGGACATCGAGATGCGGACGATCAAGGGAGAGGAGCGTCAGTACCTCGTCCTGAGGATCGTCGCACAGCAGGACCTGGTGGTGAGGGTGCCGGCGTGCAACCTCGACCTGGTCGGCGTCCGCGATGTCGTCGACAAGGAGGGGCTGGACAAGGTTTTCGGCATCCTGCGTGCCGAGCACGTCGAGGAGCCGACCAACTGGTCGCGCCGCTACAAGGCCAACCTCGAGAAGCTCCACAGCGGAGACGTCATGAAGGTGTCCGAGGTCGTGCGTGACCTGTGGCGCCGCGAGCGCGACCGCGGCCTGTCCGCCGGTGAGAAGCGGATGCTGGCCAAGGCGCGCCAGATCCTGGTCTCCGAGCTCGCGCTCGCCGAGAACACCAACGAGGACAAGGCCGAGACCATCCTCGACGAGGTCCTCGCGTCCTGA
- a CDS encoding RNA polymerase sigma factor, with the protein MNDQLLRDLAPQVLGVLVRRGNDFAAAEDAVQDALVEAVRHWPDAMPSDPLAWLVTVAGRKLVDAQRSEASRRRRERRDHQEPPPGPTEQVDDTLLLLSRCCHPALTPGSAVALTLRAVGGLTTAQIAQAFLVPEPTMAQRISRAKRTVSGARFDTAGDVTAVLRVLYLVFNEGFTGSVDLAEEAIRLTRQLAAATDDPEVDGLLALMLLHHARRPARRTPSGAVVALADQDRSRWHHASIAEGVDLLQAALARDRLGEYQVQAAIAALHDDAPTAAETDWPQVLEWYDELVRLADSPVARLNRAVAVGEVDGPRAGLAALRELDPGLPRWDAVAAHLHERAGERDLAAAHYAAAAARADNQAERDHLTLQAARLNQRR; encoded by the coding sequence GTGAACGACCAACTGCTGCGCGACCTGGCGCCGCAGGTGCTGGGAGTCCTCGTCCGCCGCGGGAACGACTTCGCGGCGGCCGAGGACGCGGTCCAGGACGCACTGGTCGAGGCGGTCCGCCACTGGCCCGACGCGATGCCCTCGGACCCGCTGGCGTGGCTGGTCACCGTGGCGGGCCGCAAGCTCGTCGACGCCCAGCGCTCGGAGGCGTCACGTCGCCGGCGCGAACGGCGCGACCACCAGGAGCCGCCACCGGGACCGACCGAGCAGGTCGACGACACCCTGCTGCTGCTCAGCCGCTGCTGCCATCCGGCGCTCACGCCGGGGTCCGCCGTCGCCCTGACGCTGCGGGCAGTGGGTGGACTGACCACCGCGCAGATCGCCCAGGCCTTCCTGGTGCCCGAGCCGACCATGGCCCAGCGGATCTCGCGGGCCAAGCGCACCGTCAGCGGCGCACGGTTCGACACCGCGGGCGACGTGACCGCGGTGCTGCGGGTGCTCTACCTGGTCTTCAACGAGGGGTTCACCGGCTCGGTCGACCTCGCCGAAGAGGCCATCCGGCTCACCCGACAGCTCGCGGCGGCCACCGACGACCCGGAGGTCGACGGGCTGCTCGCGCTGATGCTGCTGCACCACGCCCGTCGCCCGGCGCGGCGTACGCCGTCCGGTGCGGTCGTGGCGCTCGCCGACCAGGACCGCTCCCGCTGGCACCACGCCTCGATCGCCGAGGGCGTGGACCTGCTCCAGGCGGCCCTGGCGCGCGACCGGCTCGGCGAGTACCAGGTCCAGGCGGCGATCGCGGCGCTGCACGACGACGCCCCCACGGCCGCGGAGACCGACTGGCCGCAGGTCCTGGAGTGGTACGACGAGCTGGTGCGGCTCGCGGACAGTCCGGTGGCGCGGCTCAACCGTGCCGTGGCCGTGGGCGAGGTGGACGGGCCGCGCGCCGGGCTCGCGGCGCTGCGGGAGCTCGACCCCGGGCTGCCGCGGTGGGACGCGGTGGCGGCCCACCTCCACGAGCGGGCGGGTGAGCGCGACCTGGCCGCGGCCCACTACGCAGCGGCTGCGGCGCGGGCCGACAACCAGGCCGAGCGGGACCACCTCACGCTGCAGGCGGCACGGCTCAACCAGCGCCGGTGA
- a CDS encoding UbiA family prenyltransferase: protein MAIMQRWRRRDPATEEDARPRPAPPSAGAPDRSPHRDAATTQSADSPSGSLLDSPALLLVRAAHPKQGALTAAVVFGVAVLAGRPAREAGVILATVLTGQAILGWHNDLVDRRRDRAHEATGKPLADGRLSPANTWFALILAALLLLPLSITTGITAGMIYLASVAVGMLGNVLFRTTPLSWWSWAASYAMLPAYLTYGGWGGQATGAPPETAITVLAALIGVGVHFLRSVWGLVGDHQDGWNSLPLKVGLKLGATRLLMLSSVYLGVMAVVTVVVASQVGIAR, encoded by the coding sequence ATGGCGATCATGCAGCGCTGGCGGCGCCGCGACCCCGCCACCGAGGAGGACGCGCGCCCACGCCCGGCACCCCCTTCCGCCGGCGCCCCGGACCGCTCCCCGCACCGTGACGCCGCCACCACCCAGTCCGCGGACTCCCCGAGTGGCTCGCTGCTGGACTCCCCGGCCCTGCTGCTGGTGCGGGCCGCGCACCCCAAGCAGGGCGCCCTCACCGCGGCCGTCGTGTTCGGCGTCGCGGTCCTGGCCGGGCGCCCGGCCCGCGAGGCAGGGGTGATCCTGGCGACGGTGCTCACCGGTCAGGCGATCCTGGGCTGGCACAACGACCTCGTCGACCGTCGACGCGACCGCGCCCACGAGGCAACGGGCAAGCCCCTCGCCGACGGCCGGCTCTCACCGGCCAACACCTGGTTCGCCCTGATCCTGGCAGCGCTCCTGCTGCTGCCGCTGTCGATCACGACCGGCATCACCGCCGGCATGATCTACCTGGCCTCGGTCGCCGTCGGGATGCTGGGCAACGTGCTGTTCCGCACCACTCCGCTGTCGTGGTGGTCCTGGGCCGCCTCCTACGCGATGCTGCCGGCCTACCTCACCTACGGCGGCTGGGGCGGCCAGGCGACCGGCGCCCCGCCGGAGACCGCGATCACGGTGCTCGCCGCCCTCATCGGTGTCGGCGTCCACTTCCTGCGCTCGGTGTGGGGACTGGTCGGCGACCACCAGGACGGCTGGAACTCGCTGCCGCTGAAGGTCGGACTCAAGCTCGGCGCGACGCGACTGCTGATGCTGTCCTCGGTCTACCTGGGCGTCATGGCGGTGGTCACCGTCGTGGTCGCCAGCCAGGTGGGCATCGCGCGCTGA
- the phoU gene encoding phosphate signaling complex protein PhoU: MREAYQTELDGIFLDLAAMCRKVERAVADATTALTDADASVAERVISADVEIDEARDIIEDKAFNLIAQQQPVATDLRIVVAALRMVSELERMGDLSVHVAKIARLRVPQNAVPAPLAGLFGSMSEVAKDMTERVRQVILTQDVEAAIALGKDDEEMDRLRRQSFAELLEGEWEHGVESAVDVALLGRYYERISDHAVSVANRVVFVVTGHYPEAANA, translated from the coding sequence ATGCGTGAGGCCTACCAGACCGAGCTCGACGGCATCTTCCTCGACCTCGCGGCGATGTGCCGCAAGGTCGAGCGCGCCGTCGCCGATGCCACGACCGCCCTGACCGACGCCGACGCCTCCGTCGCCGAACGCGTCATCTCGGCCGACGTCGAGATCGACGAGGCGCGCGACATCATCGAGGACAAGGCCTTCAACCTCATCGCCCAGCAGCAGCCCGTCGCCACCGACCTGCGGATCGTCGTCGCGGCGCTGCGGATGGTCAGCGAGCTGGAGCGGATGGGCGACCTGTCGGTCCACGTGGCGAAGATCGCGCGCCTGCGCGTGCCCCAGAACGCCGTCCCCGCGCCGCTCGCCGGGCTCTTCGGGTCGATGTCGGAGGTCGCCAAGGACATGACCGAGCGGGTGCGCCAGGTGATCCTCACCCAGGACGTCGAGGCCGCGATCGCACTCGGCAAGGACGACGAGGAGATGGACCGCCTCCGGCGGCAGAGCTTCGCCGAGCTGCTCGAGGGTGAGTGGGAGCACGGTGTCGAGTCCGCGGTGGACGTGGCCCTGCTCGGCCGCTACTACGAGCGGATCTCCGACCACGCGGTCTCGGTGGCCAACCGCGTCGTGTTCGTGGTCACCGGCCACTACCCGGAGGCGGCGAACGCCTGA
- a CDS encoding DMT family transporter, translating into MTQTRPDARHDATPTRTAPVLPLVAAATTLVLWASAFVAIRHLGEDVGAGALSLGRLVVAAVVLGGLLALRAARGATLTRPGSRDWPLLLLCGVSWFGIYNISLNAAEQRIDAGTAALVIQVGPLVVAVLAAVFLAEPLHRWLVVGMAVGFAGVALIAQGSASAARLDGVGVALALLAALTYAIGVLSQKPLVARLAPLEITFLACVIGALVCLPWAGDLLAVVRDGSAATTWWIVYLGIFPTAVAFSTWAYALSHTDAGALALTTFLVPLIATVMAWLLLAEVPPVLSLVGGALAIVGVLLTRRRPRPARPQD; encoded by the coding sequence GTGACCCAGACCCGTCCCGACGCCCGCCACGACGCCACCCCGACCCGCACGGCACCGGTGCTGCCGCTGGTCGCGGCGGCGACGACGCTGGTGCTGTGGGCCTCGGCATTCGTCGCGATCCGCCACCTCGGCGAGGACGTCGGCGCCGGGGCGCTGTCGCTGGGACGGCTGGTCGTGGCGGCCGTCGTACTCGGGGGCCTGCTGGCCCTGCGGGCCGCGCGTGGCGCGACGCTGACCCGGCCCGGCAGCCGGGACTGGCCACTCCTGCTGCTGTGCGGCGTCAGCTGGTTCGGCATCTACAACATCAGCCTCAACGCGGCCGAGCAGCGCATCGACGCGGGCACGGCCGCCCTGGTGATCCAGGTGGGGCCGCTGGTGGTGGCCGTGCTGGCGGCGGTGTTCCTCGCCGAGCCGCTGCACCGCTGGCTGGTGGTCGGCATGGCGGTCGGCTTCGCCGGGGTCGCGCTGATCGCCCAGGGGTCGGCGTCCGCGGCACGCCTGGACGGTGTCGGGGTGGCACTGGCACTGCTGGCCGCGCTCACCTACGCCATCGGCGTGCTCTCGCAGAAGCCGCTGGTGGCGCGGCTCGCGCCGCTGGAGATCACCTTCCTCGCCTGCGTCATCGGTGCCCTCGTCTGCCTGCCGTGGGCCGGGGACCTGCTGGCCGTCGTACGCGACGGGTCGGCGGCCACGACCTGGTGGATCGTCTACCTGGGGATCTTCCCGACCGCGGTGGCCTTCTCCACGTGGGCCTACGCACTGAGCCACACCGACGCCGGCGCGCTGGCCCTGACCACGTTCCTGGTGCCACTGATCGCGACGGTGATGGCGTGGCTGCTGCTGGCCGAGGTGCCGCCGGTGCTGTCCCTGGTCGGCGGTGCACTGGCGATCGTCGGCGTCCTGCTGACGCGGCGGCGGCCTCGCCCGGCGAGACCACAGGACTGA